A DNA window from Streptomyces sp. 71268 contains the following coding sequences:
- a CDS encoding S8 family peptidase, producing MWGAGVAVVAATALAAGLTTPTAVAREGSAVTADGERAKGQRGADGARTWVTLVTGDRVAVDTKGNPVAIRPAEGREHIPVQVERRDGHAYAIPLDARRLIARGTVDKRLFDVTTLSRPEYVASQREGVRLIVAYQGERPAAKAKLRAAEGTKVRRSLPVLGADAVTASPEHATAAWEALTDASRGASHRTAAPGVATVWLDGIREASLDKSVSQIGAPEAWKAGYDGKGVKIAVLDTGVDQTHPDLVGQQVAEKNFTDAVDTKDRVGHGTHVASIAAGTGAKSGGKYRGVASGAKILDGKVLNDEGSGEDSGIIAGLEWAAAQKADVVNLSLGATDTPELDPLEAAVNKLAAEHGILFAISAGNEGEFGPGTVGSPGSADAALTVGAVDKKDKLAGFSSRGPRVGDGAIKPDVTAPGVDIGAAAAPGSQIAEGGTPVADGYVAISGTSMSAPHAAGAGAILAQQHPDWSGERIKAALTGSTTPGAYTAFEQGTGRIDLRKAITQTVIAEPASLSFGTQQWPHADDKPQSRTLTYRNLGDKPVTVDVALTGTGPDGRPAPAGFFTAKDKRLTVPAGGTATTSVTVDTRLGGTVDGAYSARVTATGGGQTVRTAAAVEREVESYEVTLKHVGRDGKPAQTFSSALNGISGLGAGRDYLVDDTSKDGKVRLPKGRYLLSGAVNGSDESIDWINQPKLVVDKTTTVTLDARTTKPVDVTVPDRDATSRLAYAEVGLTGEASYGYGYLLDSFAKFRTAHLGPAVPAGELTQQFTSSFQRGENGPTYHVAYGGSVTKAPTGFVRHAKPADLAKITARLGSPAPKKTGALLTFPVFDGAGSWAVSIPTKLPHTATLYVNGKGPRWLVSFDQYSAKDDYEATYNTDERRLAPGKSYSQQFNIGVFGPKVSANEGVFREGNDLYGALPLFADGGNNTGYTVTDKARTTLYRDGKKVGSNTDPLTGAEVFTVPAGAARYKLSTSVSRSGVANVSTKVTGDWTFSSKKTTSHVKLPTSVVRFTPALAVDSTAKAGATVKVPVTVQGSAAGKNLKSLAVYVSYDKGAHWKKLAVSGGKVTVKNPGAGKTVSFRANASDKQGNTVSQSIYDAYRTR from the coding sequence GTGTGGGGCGCCGGAGTGGCCGTCGTGGCCGCCACCGCGCTCGCGGCGGGGTTGACCACCCCGACCGCTGTGGCGCGGGAAGGTTCCGCCGTCACGGCGGACGGCGAGCGGGCGAAGGGCCAGCGCGGGGCCGACGGCGCCCGCACCTGGGTCACCCTCGTCACCGGTGACCGGGTCGCGGTCGATACCAAGGGCAACCCGGTCGCCATCCGGCCGGCCGAGGGGCGCGAGCACATCCCCGTACAGGTGGAGCGGCGGGACGGGCACGCGTACGCGATCCCGCTCGACGCCCGGCGCCTGATCGCCCGGGGCACGGTGGACAAGCGGCTGTTCGACGTGACGACGCTGAGCCGGCCGGAGTACGTGGCCAGCCAGCGCGAGGGAGTGCGGCTCATCGTCGCCTACCAGGGCGAGCGGCCCGCCGCCAAGGCGAAGCTCCGGGCCGCCGAGGGGACGAAGGTGCGGCGTTCGCTCCCGGTGCTGGGCGCCGACGCGGTGACGGCCTCGCCCGAGCACGCCACGGCCGCCTGGGAGGCGCTGACCGACGCGTCGCGGGGCGCCTCGCACCGCACCGCCGCCCCCGGGGTGGCCACGGTGTGGCTGGACGGCATCCGCGAGGCCAGCCTCGACAAGAGCGTGTCGCAGATCGGCGCGCCCGAGGCGTGGAAGGCCGGTTACGACGGCAAGGGCGTCAAGATCGCCGTCCTGGACACCGGTGTCGACCAGACGCACCCGGACCTGGTCGGGCAGCAGGTCGCCGAGAAGAACTTCACCGACGCCGTCGACACCAAGGACCGGGTGGGCCATGGCACGCACGTGGCCTCCATCGCGGCGGGTACCGGCGCGAAGTCCGGCGGGAAGTACCGAGGCGTCGCCTCCGGCGCGAAGATCCTCGACGGCAAGGTCCTGAACGACGAGGGGTCCGGTGAGGACTCGGGCATCATCGCGGGACTTGAGTGGGCGGCGGCCCAGAAGGCCGACGTGGTCAACCTCAGCCTGGGCGCGACCGACACGCCCGAGCTCGACCCGTTGGAAGCCGCCGTCAACAAGCTGGCGGCCGAGCACGGCATCCTCTTCGCCATCTCGGCGGGCAACGAGGGCGAGTTCGGCCCCGGCACCGTCGGCTCGCCTGGCAGCGCGGACGCCGCGCTGACCGTGGGCGCCGTCGACAAGAAGGACAAGCTGGCCGGCTTCTCCAGCAGGGGTCCCCGGGTGGGGGACGGTGCCATCAAGCCCGACGTGACCGCGCCCGGCGTGGACATCGGCGCCGCGGCGGCGCCCGGCAGCCAGATCGCCGAGGGAGGTACCCCGGTCGCCGACGGCTACGTGGCGATCTCGGGCACCTCCATGTCCGCCCCGCACGCCGCGGGTGCCGGCGCGATCCTGGCCCAGCAGCACCCGGACTGGAGCGGTGAGCGGATCAAGGCCGCGCTGACCGGTTCCACGACCCCCGGCGCGTACACCGCCTTCGAGCAGGGCACCGGCCGCATCGACCTGCGCAAGGCCATCACGCAGACGGTCATCGCCGAGCCGGCCTCGCTCTCCTTCGGCACCCAGCAGTGGCCGCACGCCGACGACAAGCCGCAGAGCAGGACGCTGACCTACCGCAACCTGGGTGACAAGCCGGTCACCGTGGACGTGGCGCTGACCGGTACGGGCCCCGACGGCAGGCCCGCTCCCGCCGGCTTCTTCACCGCCAAGGACAAGCGGCTCACCGTTCCCGCCGGCGGTACGGCGACCACCTCCGTCACCGTGGACACCCGGCTGGGTGGCACCGTCGACGGCGCGTACAGCGCGCGGGTGACCGCGACGGGCGGCGGGCAGACCGTGCGCACCGCCGCCGCGGTGGAGCGCGAGGTCGAGTCGTACGAGGTGACCCTCAAGCACGTCGGTCGGGACGGCAAGCCCGCGCAGACCTTCAGCAGCGCGCTGAACGGGATCAGCGGCCTCGGCGCTGGCCGGGACTACCTTGTCGATGACACGAGCAAGGACGGCAAGGTCCGACTCCCCAAGGGGCGTTACCTGCTGAGCGGCGCTGTCAACGGCAGTGACGAGAGCATCGACTGGATCAACCAACCCAAGCTGGTCGTCGACAAGACCACCACGGTGACCCTCGACGCACGCACCACCAAGCCCGTCGACGTGACCGTTCCGGACCGGGACGCCACCTCGCGGCTCGCCTACGCGGAGGTCGGGCTCACCGGGGAGGCGTCCTACGGCTACGGCTATCTGCTGGACTCCTTCGCGAAGTTCAGGACCGCGCACCTCGGCCCGGCCGTTCCGGCCGGTGAGCTGACCCAGCAGTTCACCAGCAGCTTCCAGCGGGGAGAGAACGGCCCCACGTACCACGTGGCCTACGGCGGCTCCGTCACCAAGGCGCCGACCGGATTCGTCCGGCACGCCAAGCCCGCCGATCTCGCCAAGATCACCGCCAGGCTGGGCTCCCCGGCCCCGAAGAAGACCGGCGCCCTGCTCACCTTCCCCGTCTTCGACGGCGCGGGCAGCTGGGCGGTCAGCATCCCCACCAAGCTGCCGCACACCGCGACCCTCTACGTCAACGGCAAGGGCCCGCGGTGGCTGGTGTCCTTCGACCAGTACAGCGCCAAGGACGACTACGAGGCCACCTACAACACCGACGAGCGTCGGCTGGCTCCGGGCAAGTCCTACAGCCAGCAGTTCAACATCGGGGTGTTCGGCCCCAAGGTGAGCGCGAACGAGGGCGTCTTCCGCGAGGGCAACGACCTGTACGGCGCCCTCCCGCTCTTCGCCGACGGCGGGAACAACACCGGTTACACGGTGACCGACAAGGCGCGGACCACCCTCTACCGTGACGGCAAGAAGGTCGGCAGCAACACGGACCCGCTGACCGGCGCCGAGGTGTTCACGGTGCCGGCCGGAGCGGCCCGCTACAAGCTCAGCACCTCGGTCAGCCGCAGTGGGGTCGCCAACGTCTCCACCAAGGTCACCGGTGACTGGACCTTCTCCTCGAAGAAGACCACCAGCCATGTGAAGCTGCCGACCTCGGTGGTGCGCTTCACCCCCGCTCTGGCCGTCGACAGCACCGCCAAGGCGGGGGCGACGGTCAAGGTCCCGGTCACGGTGCAGGGCTCGGCGGCCGGTAAGAACCTGAAGTCGCTTGCCGTGTACGTCAGTTACGACAAGGGCGCGCACTGGAAGAAGCTGGCCGTCAGCGGCGGCAAGGTGACCGTGAAGAACCCGGGCGCGGGCAAGACCGTCTCCTTCCGGGCGAACGCCAGCGACAAGCAGGGCAACACGGTGAGCCAGTCCATCTACGACGCCTATCGCACCCGGTAA
- a CDS encoding ribonuclease J, translating to MSHPHPELKAAPPLPKGGLRIVALGGLGEIGRNMTVFEHAGKLLIVDCGVLFPEENQPGVDVILPDFTSIRDRLDDIVAVVLTHGHEDHIGGVPYLLRERADIPVVGSKLTLAFLEAKLKEHGIRPRTVRVREGDRRGFGPFDCEFVAVNHSIPDGLAVAIRTGAGMVLHTGDFKMDQFPLDDRITDLRAFARLGEEGVDLFLTDSTNAEVPGFTTSERDLNPAIEQVMRTAPRRVIVSSFASHVHRIQQVLDAAHQHGRKVAFVGRSMVRNMGIARELGYLQVPSGLVVSTKELESLPDHQVTLVCTGSQGEPMAALSRMANRDHMIRIGEGDTVLLASSLIPGNETAIYRVINGLTRWGAHVVHKGNAKVHVSGHASAGELVYCYNIVKPRHVMPVHGEWKHLRANADLAIRTGVAPDRVVIAEDGVVVDLVNGRASITGKVPAGNVYVDGMTVGGATEASLKDRVTLAAEGVVTVVAIVDADTGALTEPPDFLARGFVHDDATFEPVIPVIEKTLAKAAEEGVGDAHQLEQLVARAVANWAFRTYRRKPLIIPVIIDA from the coding sequence ATGAGCCACCCGCATCCCGAACTCAAAGCCGCTCCACCGCTGCCCAAAGGGGGGCTGAGGATCGTCGCTCTGGGCGGTCTCGGTGAGATCGGCCGCAACATGACCGTCTTCGAGCACGCCGGCAAGCTTTTGATCGTCGACTGTGGCGTCCTGTTCCCCGAGGAGAACCAGCCCGGGGTGGACGTGATCCTCCCCGACTTCACCTCGATCCGGGACCGCCTGGACGACATCGTGGCCGTGGTACTGACCCACGGCCACGAGGACCACATCGGCGGCGTGCCGTACCTGCTGCGTGAGCGGGCGGACATCCCCGTGGTCGGCTCGAAGCTGACGCTGGCGTTCCTGGAGGCCAAGCTCAAGGAGCACGGCATCCGGCCGCGTACGGTGCGGGTGCGCGAGGGCGACCGGCGCGGCTTCGGTCCCTTCGACTGTGAGTTCGTCGCGGTCAACCACTCCATCCCGGACGGTCTGGCGGTCGCGATCCGCACCGGCGCCGGCATGGTGCTGCACACCGGCGACTTCAAGATGGACCAGTTCCCGCTGGACGACCGGATCACCGACCTGCGCGCCTTCGCCCGACTGGGCGAGGAGGGCGTCGACCTCTTCCTCACCGACTCCACCAACGCCGAGGTGCCCGGCTTCACGACCTCCGAACGCGATCTGAACCCGGCGATCGAACAGGTCATGCGCACCGCCCCGCGGCGGGTCATCGTCTCCAGCTTCGCCAGCCACGTCCACCGCATCCAGCAGGTGCTGGACGCCGCCCACCAGCACGGCCGCAAGGTCGCCTTCGTGGGTCGGTCCATGGTGCGCAACATGGGCATCGCCCGCGAACTCGGCTACCTCCAGGTCCCGTCGGGCCTGGTGGTGAGCACCAAGGAACTGGAGTCCCTGCCGGACCACCAGGTCACCCTGGTGTGCACCGGGTCCCAGGGTGAGCCGATGGCCGCGCTCTCCCGGATGGCCAACCGCGACCACATGATCCGCATCGGCGAGGGCGACACCGTCCTGCTCGCCAGCTCCCTGATCCCCGGCAACGAGACCGCCATCTACCGGGTGATCAACGGGCTGACCCGGTGGGGCGCGCACGTCGTCCACAAGGGCAACGCCAAGGTGCACGTCTCGGGGCACGCCAGCGCGGGCGAGCTGGTGTACTGCTACAACATCGTCAAGCCGCGGCACGTCATGCCCGTGCACGGCGAGTGGAAGCACCTGCGGGCCAACGCCGACCTGGCCATCCGTACCGGCGTCGCACCCGACCGGGTCGTCATCGCGGAGGACGGCGTCGTGGTCGACCTGGTCAACGGGCGTGCCTCGATCACCGGCAAGGTGCCCGCCGGCAACGTGTACGTGGACGGCATGACGGTCGGCGGCGCCACCGAGGCATCTCTCAAGGACCGGGTCACCCTCGCGGCGGAGGGCGTGGTCACCGTCGTGGCGATCGTCGACGCCGACACGGGCGCCCTCACCGAGCCCCCCGACTTCCTGGCCCGTGGCTTCGTCCACGACGACGCCACCTTCGAGCCGGTCATCCCCGTGATCGAGAAGACCCTGGCCAAGGCGGCCGAGGAGGGCGTCGGGGACGCGCACCAGCTCGAACAGCTCGTCGCCAGGGCCGTGGCCAACTGGGCGTTCCGCACCTACCGCCGCAAGCCGCTGATCATCCCCGTCATCATCGACGCCTGA
- the gyrB gene encoding DNA topoisomerase (ATP-hydrolyzing) subunit B — MAYDANAITVLDGLDAVRKRPGMYIGSTGERGLHHLVQELVDNSVDEALAGVADRIEVMILADGGVRVVDNGRGIPVGTHPVEGRPAVEVVLTVLHAGGKFGGGGYAVSGGLHGVGLSVVNALSTRLTAEIWTDGHRWTQEYANGDPTGPLVRHEATSRTGTSLTFWADDAIFETTHFSFETLARRFKEMAFLNRGLTLTLTDERPSARATAAADEVGSDAVAERAAKTVSYRYAGGIVDFVAHLGARKGEPVHPSVISFEAEAPERLLSVEVAMRWNSQYTDSVYSYANAIHTHEGGTHEEGFRAALTTVVNRYARERRLLREKDDNLAGEDIREGLTAIISVKLGEPQFEGQTKTKLGNSEVRTFVQKVVHERLTDWFDRNPDEAADIVRKAVQAATARVAARRARDLTRRKGLLETASLPGKLSDCQSNDPARCEIFIVEGDSAGGSAKSGRDPRYQAILPIRGKILNVEKARIDKILHNQEVQAIIAAFGAGVHEDFDIAKLRYQKIILMADADVDGQHINTLLLTFLFRFMRPLIEEGHVYLSRPPLYKIKWSREHVEYAYSDRERDVLVERGRQAGRRVRDDSIQRFKGLGEMNAEELRVTTMDPDHRVLGQVTLDDAAVADDLFSVLMGEDVEARRHFIQRNAKDVRFLDI; from the coding sequence GTGGCCTATGACGCCAACGCGATCACCGTCCTGGACGGACTCGACGCCGTCCGCAAGCGGCCCGGGATGTACATCGGCTCCACGGGGGAGCGGGGGCTGCACCACCTCGTGCAGGAGTTGGTGGACAACTCCGTGGACGAGGCGCTGGCCGGGGTGGCCGACCGGATCGAGGTGATGATCCTGGCCGACGGTGGCGTACGGGTGGTCGACAACGGCCGGGGCATCCCGGTGGGCACGCACCCGGTGGAGGGGCGACCGGCCGTCGAGGTGGTGCTGACCGTGTTGCACGCGGGCGGGAAGTTCGGCGGCGGGGGCTACGCGGTCTCCGGCGGCCTGCACGGCGTGGGCCTGTCCGTGGTCAACGCCCTGTCGACCCGGCTGACGGCCGAGATCTGGACCGATGGCCACCGGTGGACGCAGGAGTACGCGAACGGCGACCCCACGGGCCCGCTCGTCCGCCACGAGGCCACCTCCCGGACCGGCACGTCGTTGACGTTCTGGGCGGACGACGCGATCTTCGAGACCACCCACTTCTCCTTCGAGACGCTGGCCAGGCGCTTCAAGGAGATGGCGTTCCTCAACCGGGGACTCACCCTGACCCTGACCGACGAACGTCCCTCCGCGCGTGCGACGGCCGCGGCCGACGAGGTCGGTTCGGACGCCGTCGCGGAGCGGGCGGCGAAGACGGTCTCCTACCGCTACGCCGGCGGCATCGTCGACTTCGTCGCCCACCTGGGCGCCCGCAAGGGGGAACCGGTCCACCCCTCGGTGATCTCCTTCGAGGCCGAGGCCCCGGAACGGTTGCTGTCGGTCGAGGTCGCGATGCGGTGGAACAGCCAGTACACCGACAGCGTCTACTCGTACGCCAACGCCATCCACACCCACGAGGGCGGCACCCACGAAGAGGGTTTCCGGGCGGCGCTGACCACCGTCGTCAACCGCTACGCGCGGGAGCGCAGACTGCTGCGCGAGAAGGACGACAACCTCGCCGGTGAGGACATCCGCGAGGGCCTGACCGCGATCATCTCGGTCAAGCTGGGCGAGCCGCAGTTCGAGGGCCAGACCAAGACCAAGCTCGGCAACAGCGAGGTGCGGACCTTCGTGCAGAAGGTCGTGCACGAGCGCCTGACCGACTGGTTCGACCGCAACCCGGACGAGGCGGCCGACATCGTGCGCAAGGCCGTCCAGGCGGCGACCGCCCGGGTCGCGGCCCGCAGGGCGCGCGACCTGACCCGCCGCAAGGGCCTCCTTGAGACGGCGTCGCTGCCGGGCAAGCTGAGCGACTGCCAGTCCAACGACCCGGCGCGGTGCGAGATCTTCATCGTCGAGGGTGACTCGGCGGGCGGCTCGGCAAAGTCCGGTCGCGACCCGCGGTACCAGGCGATCCTGCCCATCCGGGGCAAGATCCTCAACGTCGAGAAGGCCAGGATCGACAAGATCCTGCACAACCAGGAGGTCCAGGCGATCATCGCCGCGTTCGGCGCGGGCGTGCACGAGGACTTCGACATCGCCAAGCTCCGTTACCAGAAGATCATCTTGATGGCGGACGCCGATGTCGACGGTCAGCACATCAACACCCTGCTGCTCACCTTCCTCTTCCGCTTCATGCGACCGCTGATCGAAGAGGGCCACGTCTACCTCTCCCGCCCCCCGCTCTACAAGATCAAGTGGAGCCGGGAACACGTGGAGTACGCCTACTCCGACCGCGAACGCGACGTACTCGTCGAACGGGGCCGGCAGGCCGGCCGCCGGGTCAGGGACGACTCCATCCAACGCTTCAAGGGCCTCGGTGAGATGAACGCCGAGGAGCTGCGCGTGACCACCATGGACCCCGACCACCGGGTCCTGGGTCAGGTCACCCTGGACGACGCGGCCGTCGCCGACGACCTGTTCTCGGTGCTGATGGGTGAGGACGTCGAGGCGCGCCGCCACTTCATCCAGCGCAACGCCAAGGACGTCCGCTTCCTCGACATCTGA
- a CDS encoding winged helix DNA-binding domain-containing protein, giving the protein MTVLDTRALNRATLARQLLLDHAELPVIDAVGHLGGLQAQEPQEPFVGLWSRLRAFDPHALSNLLTERRVVRTHLMRRTVHLVTADDALAWRARHDAMLRQRSVGAYRRELAGVDLDELAAAGRALLTAGEPRSMADLGRALAERWPEPGPRALGEVVIAALVPVAQLPPRGLWRVRAGVRNAPLASWLGREVDPLPHTGSDPVGQALVRRYLAAFGPAASADVRAWCGLAGLPTALAALRAELATFRDERGRELLDLPDAPRPDPGTPAPVRFLPAFDNAVLGYHDRGRIIDDAHRGLSVTGARFVLVDGRVAATWSVRDGTVTVTPLRALSRADRTAVAEQGDALASFLADGERHGFEMETSPR; this is encoded by the coding sequence ATGACCGTGCTGGACACCCGGGCGCTCAACCGCGCCACGCTCGCCCGGCAGTTGCTCCTCGACCACGCCGAGCTGCCGGTCATCGACGCCGTCGGGCACCTGGGCGGCCTCCAGGCCCAGGAGCCGCAGGAACCGTTCGTCGGGCTGTGGTCCCGGCTGCGCGCGTTCGACCCGCACGCGCTCTCGAACCTGCTGACCGAGCGACGCGTGGTACGCACCCACCTCATGCGCCGCACCGTGCACCTGGTCACCGCGGACGACGCGCTGGCCTGGCGGGCGCGCCACGACGCCATGCTCCGGCAACGGTCCGTCGGGGCCTACCGCCGCGAACTCGCCGGAGTGGACCTCGACGAACTCGCGGCGGCGGGCCGTGCCCTGTTGACCGCCGGCGAGCCCCGTTCGATGGCCGACCTCGGCCGGGCGCTGGCCGAACGGTGGCCCGAGCCGGGCCCACGGGCGCTCGGCGAGGTGGTCATCGCCGCGCTCGTCCCGGTGGCGCAGCTGCCGCCGCGCGGACTGTGGCGCGTCCGGGCGGGGGTGCGCAACGCGCCGCTCGCGTCCTGGCTCGGCCGCGAGGTGGACCCGCTGCCCCACACCGGCTCGGACCCGGTCGGCCAGGCGCTGGTGCGGCGCTACCTGGCCGCCTTCGGGCCCGCCGCCTCCGCCGACGTGCGCGCCTGGTGCGGCCTGGCCGGGCTGCCGACCGCCCTCGCGGCCCTGCGTGCCGAGTTGGCCACCTTCCGCGACGAGCGCGGCCGGGAACTGCTCGACCTCCCCGACGCGCCACGCCCCGACCCCGGGACGCCCGCGCCGGTGCGGTTCCTGCCCGCCTTCGACAACGCCGTCCTCGGTTACCACGACCGTGGCCGGATCATCGACGACGCCCACCGCGGCCTGTCCGTCACCGGCGCCCGCTTCGTCCTGGTGGACGGCCGGGTCGCCGCCACGTGGAGCGTCCGGGACGGCACGGTCACGGTCACCCCGCTGCGCGCCCTCTCGCGCGCCGACCGTACCGCCGTGGCCGAACAGGGCGACGCGCTCGCCTCGTTCCTCGCCGACGGTGAGCGCCACGGATTCGAGATGGAGACCTCCCCCCGCTGA
- a CDS encoding RNHCP domain-containing protein, which translates to MTRPSKRERAAHGRSRNATSFRCLHCGLDISMSAVGTSHRNHCPHCLWSRHLDTTPGDRAADCGARMEPLAITVRGDGEWVIIHRCTGCGVLHANRTAGDDNALPLTRLAVRPLAQPPFPFERLAGL; encoded by the coding sequence ATGACCCGACCCAGCAAGCGGGAGCGCGCCGCACACGGCCGCTCCCGGAACGCCACCTCGTTCCGCTGTCTGCACTGCGGCCTCGACATCTCCATGAGCGCCGTGGGCACCAGCCATCGCAACCACTGCCCGCACTGCCTGTGGAGCCGACACCTCGACACCACTCCGGGCGACCGGGCCGCCGACTGCGGTGCCCGGATGGAGCCGCTGGCCATCACCGTGCGCGGTGACGGCGAGTGGGTGATCATCCATCGGTGCACCGGCTGCGGCGTACTGCACGCCAACCGCACGGCGGGCGACGACAACGCCCTGCCGCTGACCCGGCTCGCCGTACGCCCGCTGGCCCAGCCACCGTTCCCCTTCGAGCGGCTGGCCGGCCTGTGA
- a CDS encoding DNA topoisomerase IV subunit B: MRASPAPPTASTSFTASTPFTANTPPPASTPPPANTPPTVTAAPTVNPPRGGSDYTARHLMVLEGLDAVRKRPGMYVGSSDGRGLAHCLWEIIDNAVDEALAGACDRVEVTLHEDGSVEVADNGRGIPVDVEPRTGLSGVEIAYTKLHAGGKFGGGAYAASGGLHGVGACVVNALSARLDIKIDRHGHTHAMSFHRGTPGRYAGPGPDAPFTPAPGLRRTARIPASRTGTRVRYWADRQIFPPDARLCLDSLRERARQTAFLVPGLTLVVRDAYGLGPGGSTGEESFNFDGGIGEFCAYLTDDRPLCDVLRLAGRGTFEESVPVLDEHGRSTPAQVSRELGVDVALRWGAGHDTTVRSFVNVIATPKGGTHVAGFEQAVTRTVNEALRARKLLRVAEGDVVREDVLEGLTAVVTVRLAEPQFEGQTKEVLGTPAARRVVHQVVARELAAFLASTRRDTSAQARAVLDKVVAAARTRVAARQHREVQRRKTALQSSALPAKLADCRGGDADRGELFIVEGDSALGTAKLARDSEFQALLPIRGKILNVRRSSMAGMLRNAECGAIIQVVGAGSGRTFDLARARYGKIIMMTDADVDGSHIRCLLLTLFHRCMRPLVEAGRVFAAVPPLHRVEITRPRKGRDRYVYTYSDRELRDTLAELRRRGIRYEDSVQRYKGLGEMDADQLAATTMDPRRRTLRRINLVDLDAAERVFDLLMGNDVAPRREFISGSAATLDRSRIDA; the protein is encoded by the coding sequence GTGCGCGCGTCCCCCGCCCCACCCACGGCCAGCACCTCATTTACGGCCAGCACCCCATTTACGGCCAATACCCCGCCCCCAGCCAGCACTCCACCCCCAGCCAACACTCCACCCACGGTCACCGCCGCCCCCACGGTCAACCCGCCACGGGGCGGCTCCGACTACACCGCACGGCACCTCATGGTCCTGGAGGGGCTCGACGCCGTGCGCAAACGCCCCGGCATGTACGTCGGCTCCAGTGACGGCCGGGGCCTGGCGCACTGCCTGTGGGAGATCATCGACAACGCCGTGGACGAGGCCCTGGCCGGCGCCTGCGACCGCGTCGAGGTCACCCTGCACGAGGACGGCTCGGTCGAGGTCGCCGACAACGGCCGCGGCATCCCCGTCGACGTCGAACCCCGCACCGGCCTGTCCGGCGTCGAGATCGCCTACACCAAGCTGCACGCCGGCGGGAAGTTCGGCGGTGGCGCCTACGCGGCCTCCGGCGGCCTGCACGGCGTCGGCGCCTGCGTGGTCAACGCCCTCTCCGCGCGGCTCGACATCAAGATCGACCGGCACGGCCACACCCACGCCATGAGCTTCCACCGCGGCACCCCCGGCAGGTACGCGGGGCCGGGACCCGACGCCCCCTTCACACCCGCCCCGGGCCTGCGTCGAACGGCCCGGATTCCCGCGTCGCGTACGGGCACCCGGGTGCGCTACTGGGCCGACCGCCAGATCTTCCCGCCCGACGCCCGGCTCTGCCTGGACTCGCTGCGCGAACGCGCCCGCCAGACCGCCTTCCTGGTGCCGGGCCTGACCCTCGTCGTCCGGGACGCGTACGGGCTCGGGCCGGGCGGGAGCACGGGCGAGGAATCCTTCAACTTCGACGGTGGGATCGGCGAGTTCTGCGCGTACCTCACCGACGACAGGCCCCTGTGCGACGTGCTCCGCCTCGCCGGTCGAGGCACCTTCGAGGAGAGTGTCCCGGTCCTGGACGAGCACGGCCGCTCGACGCCCGCCCAGGTCAGCCGCGAACTCGGCGTGGACGTGGCCCTGCGTTGGGGCGCCGGCCACGACACGACCGTGCGGTCCTTCGTCAACGTCATCGCCACGCCCAAGGGCGGCACCCACGTCGCCGGCTTCGAGCAGGCCGTCACCAGGACGGTGAACGAGGCGCTGCGCGCCAGGAAGCTGCTGCGCGTCGCCGAGGGCGACGTGGTCAGGGAGGACGTCCTTGAGGGCCTGACCGCCGTGGTGACCGTGCGGCTGGCCGAGCCGCAGTTCGAGGGCCAGACCAAGGAGGTGCTCGGCACGCCGGCCGCCCGCCGCGTCGTACACCAGGTGGTCGCGCGGGAGTTGGCGGCCTTCCTCGCCTCCACCAGGCGCGACACCTCGGCCCAGGCCCGCGCCGTGCTGGACAAGGTCGTCGCCGCCGCCCGCACGCGCGTCGCGGCCCGCCAGCACAGGGAGGTGCAGCGCCGAAAGACCGCCCTCCAGTCCTCCGCGCTGCCGGCCAAGCTCGCCGACTGCCGCGGCGGCGACGCCGACCGCGGCGAACTCTTCATCGTCGAGGGCGACTCCGCGCTGGGTACGGCCAAACTCGCCCGCGACTCCGAGTTCCAGGCGCTGCTGCCGATCCGGGGCAAGATCCTGAACGTGCGCCGCTCGTCGATGGCCGGCATGCTGCGCAACGCCGAGTGCGGCGCGATCATCCAGGTCGTCGGCGCGGGCTCGGGCCGCACCTTCGACCTGGCCCGGGCCCGTTACGGCAAGATCATCATGATGACCGACGCCGACGTGGACGGCTCCCATATCCGCTGCCTGCTGCTCACGCTGTTCCACCGCTGCATGCGGCCGCTGGTCGAGGCCGGCCGGGTCTTCGCCGCCGTCCCGCCGCTGCACCGCGTCGAGATCACCCGGCCCCGGAAGGGACGTGACCGGTACGTCTACACCTACTCCGACCGCGAACTGCGCGACACGCTCGCGGAGTTGCGCCGCCGGGGCATCCGGTACGAGGACTCCGTCCAGCGCTACAAGGGGCTCGGCGAGATGGACGCCGACCAACTGGCGGCGACCACGATGGACCCGCGCCGCCGCACCCTGCGCCGGATCAACCTCGTCGACCTGGACGCCGCGGAGCGCGTGTTCGACCTGCTGATGGGCAACGACGTGGCGCCGCGCAGGGAGTTCATCTCCGGATCGGCGGCGACGCTGGACCGGTCGCGCATCGACGCGTAG